The following are from one region of the Mauremys reevesii isolate NIE-2019 linkage group 2, ASM1616193v1, whole genome shotgun sequence genome:
- the MIOS gene encoding GATOR complex protein MIOS isoform X2, producing the protein MSGSKPDILWAPHHVDRFVVCDSELSLYHIESAVSSELKAGSLRLSEETTATLLSINSDTPYMKCVAWYPKYDPECLLAVGQANGRVVLTSLGQDHNSKSKELIGKEFVPKHARQCNTLAWNPLDSNWLAAGLDKHRADFSVLIWDISSKYTPESAVATEKVRLSAGETEAGLVVTKPLYELGQNDACLSLCWLPRDQKLLLAGMHRNLAIFDLRNTSQKMFVNTKAVQGVTVDPYFHDRVASFYEGQVAIWDLRKFEKPVLTLTEQPKPLTKVAWCPTRTGLLATLTRDSNIIRLYDMQHTPTPIGDETEPTIIERSVQPCENYIASFAWHPTSQNRMVVVTPNRTMSDFTVFERISLAWSPVTSLMWACGRHLYECTEEGKASSSEKDIATKMRLRALSRYGLDTEQVWRNHLLAGNEDSQLKSLWYTLHFMKQYTEDMDQKLTGNKGSLVYAGIKSIVKSSLGTTESLRHSRSGSDRQADIIQYLSEERSLALQLCGWIKKGTDLDVEPFLNSLEQEGDWERAAAVALFNLDIRRAIQILNKGASSGKGDLNLNVVAMALSGYTDEKNSLWREMCSTLRLQLNNPYLCAMFAFLTSESGSYDGVLYENKVAVRDRVAFACKFLNDAQLNRFVEKLTNELKDAGNLEGILLTGLTKDGVDLMESYVDRTGDVQTASYCMLQGSPSDVLKDERVQYWIENYRNLLDAWRFWHKRAEFDIHRSKLDPSSKPLAQVFVSCNFCGKSISYSCSAIPHQGRGFSQYGPTVLRLLPLPMKMYVSYDSRLQSSGAQSHVGEV; encoded by the exons ATGAGTGgctccaaacctgatattctctGGGCTCCACACCATGTTGATAGATTTGTTGTATGTGACTCAGAATTGAGCCTCTATCACATTGAGTCTGCAGTGAGTTCAGAACTCAAAGCAGGATCCTTGCGATTATCAGAAGAAACTACAGCTACGTTATTGTCAATAAATTCAGACACGCCATACATGAAATGTGTGGCTTGGTATCCTAAATATGATCCTGAATGTCTTCTAGCCGTTGGACAAGCAAACGGTCGAGTTGTCCTTACCAGTCTGGGCCAGGATCACAACTCAAAGTCCAAAGAGCTGATAGGAAAAGAATTTGTTCCAAAACATGCACGGCAATGTAATACCTTAGCGTGGAATCCATTGGACAGCAATTGGCTTGCTGCTGGCCTAGATAAACATCGGGCTGACTTTTCAGTATTGATCTGGGATATAAGTAGCAAATACACTCCAGAGAGTGCAGTTGCCACAGAGAAAGTGAGACTTTCAGCTGGAGAGACTGAAGCTGGGCTGGTAGTGACGAAGCCGCTTTATGAATTAGGACAGAATGATGCTTGTCTTTCTCTTTGCTGGCTTCCACGGGACCAGAAACTTCTTTTAGCTGGAATGCACCGAAACTTAGCTATCTTTGACCTTAGAAATACAAGCcaaaaaatgtttgtaaataccAAGGCAGTTCAGGGAGTGACTGTAGACCCATACTTCCATGATCGTGTGGCTTCCTTCTATGAAGGTCAGGTTGCCATATGGGATCTCAGAAAATTTGAAAAGCCTGTTTTGACCCTGACAGAGCAACCAAAGCCCCTAACAAAAGTAGCTTGGTGTCCAACAAGAACTGGACTGCTAGCTACTTTAACTAGGGATAGTAATATTATTAGATTGTATGATATGCAGCATACTCCCACACCTATTGGAGATGAAACTGAACCTACAATAATTGAACGAAGTGTGCAACCATGTGAAAATTATATTGCTTCCTTTGCATGGCATCCCACAAGTCAAAATCGAATGGTAGTTGTGACTCCCAACAGAACTATGTCTGACTTCACAGTTTTTGAAAGGATTTCTCTGGCATGGAGTCCAGTTACATCTCTTATGTGGGCTTGTGGCCGACACTTATACGAATGCACAGAGGAAGGAAAGGCTAGTTCCTCAGAAAAAGACATAGCCACCAAAATGCGTCTCAGGGCTTTATCCAGGTATGGCCTTGATACTGAACAGGTCTGGAGAAACCATCTTCTAGCTGGAAATGAAGATTCTCAGCTGAAGTCGCTTTGGTACACTCTGCACT TTATGAAACAGTATACTGAAGATATGGATCAGAAGCttacaggaaacaaagggtccTTAGTTTATGCAGGCATTAAATCAATTGTGAAATCATCTTTGG GAACAACAGAGAGTCTGAGGCATAGCAGGAGTGGGTCCGATAGGCAGGCAGATATTATTCAGTATCTAAGTGAGGAGAGGTCATTGGCCTTGCAGCTCTGTGGGTGGATAAAGAAGGGAACAGATCTAGATGTGGAACCCTTTCTAAATTCTTTGGAACAAGAAGGAGACTGGGAGAgagctgctgctgtggcactTTTCAACTTGGACATACGGCGAGCAATACAGATCCTAAATAAAGGAGCTTCTTCTGGAAAAG GTGATCTGAACCTCAATGTAGTAGCAATGGCTTTATCAGGATATACAGATGAGAAGAACTCCCTTTGGAGAGAAATGTGCAGCACTCTGAGATTACAACTAAACAACCCCTACTTGTGTGCCATGTTTGCTTTTCTGACAAGTGAATCTGGTTCATATGATGGAGTTTTG TATGAGAATAAGGTAGCAGTACGAGACAGAGTGGCATTTGCTTGTAAATTCCTCAATGATGCACAG CTGAATAGATTCGTTGAAAAGCTGACAAATGAATTGAAAGATGCTGGGAACTTGGAAGGAATTCTGCTGACAGGACTGACAAAAGATGGAGTGGACTTAATGGAAAGTTACGTTGATAGAACCGGGGATGTCCAGACAGCAAGCTATTGTATGCTCCAG GGTTCTCCGTCCGACGTACTTAAGGATGAAAGGGTTCAATATTGGATTGAGAATTACAGGAATTTGTTGGATGCTTGGAGGTTCTGGCATAAACGAGCAGAATTTGACATCCATAGGAGTAAGCTGGATCCCAGTTCAAAACCTTTAGCGCAG GTATTTGTGAGTTGCAATTTCTGTGGGAAATCAATCTCTTATAGCTGTTCAGCCATACCTCATCAGGGCCGAGGTTTTAGTCAATATGGA CCTACTGTTCTTCGGTTGCTGCCACTGCCCATGAAGATGTATGTATCCTATGACTCAAGACTTCAGTCTTCTGGAGCCCAGTCACACGTGGGAGAAGTGTGA
- the MIOS gene encoding GATOR complex protein MIOS isoform X1: MSGSKPDILWAPHHVDRFVVCDSELSLYHIESAVSSELKAGSLRLSEETTATLLSINSDTPYMKCVAWYPKYDPECLLAVGQANGRVVLTSLGQDHNSKSKELIGKEFVPKHARQCNTLAWNPLDSNWLAAGLDKHRADFSVLIWDISSKYTPESAVATEKVRLSAGETEAGLVVTKPLYELGQNDACLSLCWLPRDQKLLLAGMHRNLAIFDLRNTSQKMFVNTKAVQGVTVDPYFHDRVASFYEGQVAIWDLRKFEKPVLTLTEQPKPLTKVAWCPTRTGLLATLTRDSNIIRLYDMQHTPTPIGDETEPTIIERSVQPCENYIASFAWHPTSQNRMVVVTPNRTMSDFTVFERISLAWSPVTSLMWACGRHLYECTEEGKASSSEKDIATKMRLRALSRYGLDTEQVWRNHLLAGNEDSQLKSLWYTLHFMKQYTEDMDQKLTGNKGSLVYAGIKSIVKSSLGTTESLRHSRSGSDRQADIIQYLSEERSLALQLCGWIKKGTDLDVEPFLNSLEQEGDWERAAAVALFNLDIRRAIQILNKGASSGKGDLNLNVVAMALSGYTDEKNSLWREMCSTLRLQLNNPYLCAMFAFLTSESGSYDGVLYENKVAVRDRVAFACKFLNDAQLNRFVEKLTNELKDAGNLEGILLTGLTKDGVDLMESYVDRTGDVQTASYCMLQGSPSDVLKDERVQYWIENYRNLLDAWRFWHKRAEFDIHRSKLDPSSKPLAQVFVSCNFCGKSISYSCSAIPHQGRGFSQYGVSGSPTKSKVTSCPGCRKPLPRCALCLINMGTPVSSCPGVSKSDEKVDLSKDKKLAQFNNWFTWCHNCRHGGHAGHMLSWFRDHTECPVSACSCKCMQLDTTGNLIPAETVQP; the protein is encoded by the exons ATGAGTGgctccaaacctgatattctctGGGCTCCACACCATGTTGATAGATTTGTTGTATGTGACTCAGAATTGAGCCTCTATCACATTGAGTCTGCAGTGAGTTCAGAACTCAAAGCAGGATCCTTGCGATTATCAGAAGAAACTACAGCTACGTTATTGTCAATAAATTCAGACACGCCATACATGAAATGTGTGGCTTGGTATCCTAAATATGATCCTGAATGTCTTCTAGCCGTTGGACAAGCAAACGGTCGAGTTGTCCTTACCAGTCTGGGCCAGGATCACAACTCAAAGTCCAAAGAGCTGATAGGAAAAGAATTTGTTCCAAAACATGCACGGCAATGTAATACCTTAGCGTGGAATCCATTGGACAGCAATTGGCTTGCTGCTGGCCTAGATAAACATCGGGCTGACTTTTCAGTATTGATCTGGGATATAAGTAGCAAATACACTCCAGAGAGTGCAGTTGCCACAGAGAAAGTGAGACTTTCAGCTGGAGAGACTGAAGCTGGGCTGGTAGTGACGAAGCCGCTTTATGAATTAGGACAGAATGATGCTTGTCTTTCTCTTTGCTGGCTTCCACGGGACCAGAAACTTCTTTTAGCTGGAATGCACCGAAACTTAGCTATCTTTGACCTTAGAAATACAAGCcaaaaaatgtttgtaaataccAAGGCAGTTCAGGGAGTGACTGTAGACCCATACTTCCATGATCGTGTGGCTTCCTTCTATGAAGGTCAGGTTGCCATATGGGATCTCAGAAAATTTGAAAAGCCTGTTTTGACCCTGACAGAGCAACCAAAGCCCCTAACAAAAGTAGCTTGGTGTCCAACAAGAACTGGACTGCTAGCTACTTTAACTAGGGATAGTAATATTATTAGATTGTATGATATGCAGCATACTCCCACACCTATTGGAGATGAAACTGAACCTACAATAATTGAACGAAGTGTGCAACCATGTGAAAATTATATTGCTTCCTTTGCATGGCATCCCACAAGTCAAAATCGAATGGTAGTTGTGACTCCCAACAGAACTATGTCTGACTTCACAGTTTTTGAAAGGATTTCTCTGGCATGGAGTCCAGTTACATCTCTTATGTGGGCTTGTGGCCGACACTTATACGAATGCACAGAGGAAGGAAAGGCTAGTTCCTCAGAAAAAGACATAGCCACCAAAATGCGTCTCAGGGCTTTATCCAGGTATGGCCTTGATACTGAACAGGTCTGGAGAAACCATCTTCTAGCTGGAAATGAAGATTCTCAGCTGAAGTCGCTTTGGTACACTCTGCACT TTATGAAACAGTATACTGAAGATATGGATCAGAAGCttacaggaaacaaagggtccTTAGTTTATGCAGGCATTAAATCAATTGTGAAATCATCTTTGG GAACAACAGAGAGTCTGAGGCATAGCAGGAGTGGGTCCGATAGGCAGGCAGATATTATTCAGTATCTAAGTGAGGAGAGGTCATTGGCCTTGCAGCTCTGTGGGTGGATAAAGAAGGGAACAGATCTAGATGTGGAACCCTTTCTAAATTCTTTGGAACAAGAAGGAGACTGGGAGAgagctgctgctgtggcactTTTCAACTTGGACATACGGCGAGCAATACAGATCCTAAATAAAGGAGCTTCTTCTGGAAAAG GTGATCTGAACCTCAATGTAGTAGCAATGGCTTTATCAGGATATACAGATGAGAAGAACTCCCTTTGGAGAGAAATGTGCAGCACTCTGAGATTACAACTAAACAACCCCTACTTGTGTGCCATGTTTGCTTTTCTGACAAGTGAATCTGGTTCATATGATGGAGTTTTG TATGAGAATAAGGTAGCAGTACGAGACAGAGTGGCATTTGCTTGTAAATTCCTCAATGATGCACAG CTGAATAGATTCGTTGAAAAGCTGACAAATGAATTGAAAGATGCTGGGAACTTGGAAGGAATTCTGCTGACAGGACTGACAAAAGATGGAGTGGACTTAATGGAAAGTTACGTTGATAGAACCGGGGATGTCCAGACAGCAAGCTATTGTATGCTCCAG GGTTCTCCGTCCGACGTACTTAAGGATGAAAGGGTTCAATATTGGATTGAGAATTACAGGAATTTGTTGGATGCTTGGAGGTTCTGGCATAAACGAGCAGAATTTGACATCCATAGGAGTAAGCTGGATCCCAGTTCAAAACCTTTAGCGCAG GTATTTGTGAGTTGCAATTTCTGTGGGAAATCAATCTCTTATAGCTGTTCAGCCATACCTCATCAGGGCCGAGGTTTTAGTCAATATGGAGTAAGTGGCTCACCAACCAAGTCAAAGGTTACAAGTTGTCCTGGTTGTCGGAAACCCCTTCCTCGTTGTGCACTTTGCCTAATAAATATGGGGACTCCAGTTTCCAGCTGCCCTG GAGTATCAAAGTCAGATGAAAAGGTGGATCTTAGCAAGGACAAGAAATTAGCCCAGTTCAACAACTGGTTTACATGGTGCCACAACTGCAGGCATGGTGGTCATGCTGGACACATGCTCAGCTGGTTCAG GGACCATACGGAGTGTCCAGTTTCTGCGTGTTCATGTAAATGTATGCAGTTGGATACTACAGGGAATCTCATCCCAGCAGAGACTGTTCAGCCATAA